A segment of the Chryseobacterium scophthalmum genome:
AAAATTATTCTGTGTGGAATTACACCACAACCGCCACATCGTGAAATTCACAAAGCGGCTTTAGGTGCAACAGAAAGTGTGGACTGGAGCTATGAAAATGACATTAACGCAACTATTAATGATTTAAAAAGCCAGGGTTTTGAAGTTGTAGGTATCGAGCAAACGACCAATAGTACGATGATTACTGATTTTAAAATCGATAATACTAAAAAATATGCTGTGATTTTAGGTAATGAAGTAGAAGGAATCAGCGACGAAGCTTTGCAGAATATTGATTCTTTTATTGAAATTCCGCAGCTCGGAACAAAGCATTCTTTAAACGTAAGTGTATGCGGTGGAATCGTGATGTGGGAGTTTGCAAAAGCCCTAAAATAAAAAAACTGCGTCTGTCAAAAGACAGTGCAGTTTGAAATAAATCTAATAAAAAGTAAAAATGAAAGGCGACAAAGATACTTTATTTTTCTTTACGAACAAATTTTTGAATCCGTTTTTTTACTTTTTTGAAAAATAACTTAACTTTTAGAGAAAAGTTTCGTTTAAAATTTTATAAATTAGCACAATGTTTATCAAGGACTATATCTCAAAAGATTTTCCGTGTTTTCATCTGACTGACTCTATCGAATCAGCTAGAGAAACTTTAGAAGCATTTGGATATACGCATATTTTCATTAAAAAATCCCACCACTTTTACGGAGCCATCGCCAAAGACTTCCTTTATGAGGAAGAAGGTACTCTGAAAAATCTGGAACATCAGATCGAGCGGTTTGCGATTTTGGAAGACAATAATATCATGGATAGCATCCGATTGTTTTATACATTCAATGCCAACGTGATTCCTGTGATCAACAAAAACGAAAAATATTTG
Coding sequences within it:
- a CDS encoding RNA methyltransferase, with product MVNKLKLEELNRIDVETFKKVEKIPLVVVLDNIRSMHNVGATFRTADAFLIQKIILCGITPQPPHREIHKAALGATESVDWSYENDINATINDLKSQGFEVVGIEQTTNSTMITDFKIDNTKKYAVILGNEVEGISDEALQNIDSFIEIPQLGTKHSLNVSVCGGIVMWEFAKALK